The sequence caaacaaaaaaaaggtcCAAACAGGGTGGGCGGAGGGGGCTAACGGCAGGAGGGTCAGGCGGGCGGCCAGGTGGATGGCCGGACAGGGACAGAGGGTCAGGCGGACGGCCGGGTGGATGGCCGGACAGGGACAGAGGGTCAGGCGGACGGCCGGGTGGATGGCCGGACAGGGACAGAGGGTCAGGCGGACGGCCGGGTGGACGGCCAGTCAGAGACTGAGGGTCAGGTGGACGACCCGGTGGACGGCCGGTCAGAGACGGAAGGTCAGGCGGACGGTTGGCCAGGGACGGAGGATCAGGTGGACGACCCGGTGGACGCCCGGTCAGGCCTGTCCGGTCAGGCGGGCGGCCGGGTGGACGGCCGGACAGGGACAGAGGGTCAGGCGGATGGCCGGTCAGAGACGGAGGGTCAGGCGGACGGTTGGCCAGGGACGGATGATCAGGTGGACGACCCGTTGGGCGGCCGATCAGAGATGGAGGGTCAGGCGGACGGCCGGTCAGAGACGGCGGGTCAGGCGGATGGCCGGTCGGAGACGGCGGGTCAGGCGGACGGCCCGATGGACGACCGGTCAGAGCTGAAGCCCGAGTCGGAGCTGGATCGGGAGCTGGAGCCAGATCTGGAGCGGGAGCCGGAGTCGAAACCGCGACTGGAGCCGGAGTCGAAACCGCGACTGGAG comes from Alosa sapidissima isolate fAloSap1 chromosome 7, fAloSap1.pri, whole genome shotgun sequence and encodes:
- the LOC121712846 gene encoding vegetative cell wall protein gp1-like, giving the protein MPWELFWEDEEEGETTEDDWSSEEDGPGPSPVPAPQRPGPAVLPVARAPVPIPAPVPILAPAPVPISAPVPILAPAPVPILAPAPVPVPVPAPSPAPSQTSAPAPAPIPAPARSPAPSEAPVPAPDPALTPAPSQTPTPAQAPVPTPTPAPVAVSTPAPVAVSTPAPAPDLAPAPDPAPTRASALTGRPSGRPPDPPSPTGHPPDPPSLTGRPPDPPSLIGRPTGRPPDHPSLANRPPDPPSLTGHPPDPLSLSGRPPGRPPDRTGLTGRPPGRPPDPPSLANRPPDLPSLTGRPPGRPPDPQSLTGRPPGRPPDPLSLSGHPPGRPPDPLSLSGHPPGRPPDPLSLSGHPPGRPPDPPAVSPLRPPCLDLFFVWAV